TCAGCGACTTTAGCGGAAATTCTTTTCGTTGGATCGTAAATGAGCATTTCTTTGAGGAGTTCCAATCCTTCTTTTTCCATATTGCTTACTTGGGAAGCTAGATTATAGTTGCTCCATTTAGGAAATGTTGCATGGTAATCGGGATAAGCGCTGACGCCTGGCCATGTTTCATCAGTAGGCGTACGGAGGACGCGAAAAATTCTAAACAGTTGATCTATTTCAGAATCACCCTGAAACAATGGTTTTTTGGTTGTCATTTCAGCAAAAATACATCCGACGGACCACATATCGATTGGACAAGAATAACGAGGCGATCCCAGTAATACTTCTGGAGCTCGGTACCATAAAGTAACAACTTCATGGGTGTAGACACGAACAGGGACACCAAACGCTCTTCCTAAACCGAAATCCGCTACTTTAATACTACCATCTTTtgaaatcaacaaattttgtggttttaaatcTCGATGCAATACTCGTCTTTGATGGCAAAACAATATGGCACTgtttatttgatataa
This genomic stretch from Onthophagus taurus isolate NC chromosome 7, IU_Otau_3.0, whole genome shotgun sequence harbors:
- the LOC111423809 gene encoding cyclin-dependent kinase 1, which translates into the protein MDDFVKIEKIGEGTYGIVYKGRNKKTGKLVAMKKIRLETEDEGVPSTAIREISLLKELRHPNIVLLQDVLLEESRLYLIFEYLPMDLKKYIDQLPKTTMMDPRLVKSYLYQINSAILFCHQRRVLHRDLKPQNLLISKDGSIKVADFGLGRAFGVPVRVYTHEVVTLWYRAPEVLLGSPRYSCPIDMWSVGCIFAEMTTKKPLFQGDSEIDQLFRIFRVLRTPTDETWPGVSAYPDYHATFPKWSNYNLASQVSNMEKEGLELLKEMLIYDPTKRISAKVADTHPYFHNLDRNVLPEFYD